A single genomic interval of Gemmatimonadaceae bacterium harbors:
- a CDS encoding heparinase II/III family protein, whose translation MPLLLSSDGIADRRRIAAGALAPLADSLTADLERAIAAGIRVPRDKALLSRAGGYCERDGSALAFDPWSPHEHRCPTCGQVHRGTLHDRWWLYPYQLWLAERAVHAAALYAVRGDDRHAVFARDVLRQYAGAYLTYPNRDNVLGPTRPFFSTYLESIWLLQLCVALDLLETAGDQSVGAEFRDRVVEPSAALIAAYNEGTSNRQIWNNAALLAAHVLLGNEHALETLVAGPSGLLAHLEDGILDDGTWYEGENYHQFAHRGLWYGLTLAERAGLELPPHVVARFERGFAATFATALPDLTLPSRKDSQYATSLRQWRFAESCELGLARRDDPVLGAMLARLYDGAAPAGDTGRASASAEAERNVRGVRLTRADLGWKSLLFAREQVAAASVSALPSVLLEGQGIAVLRRPGSDAYVALDYGQSGGGHGHPDRLNVLFSTGAIRWLDDLGTASYVDPSLHWYRSTLAHNAPMVDGHSQWRVDGVLEAFDEQGDAGWVRASATIWPGVAVQRTLVVMPGYFVDEIRWRAGHDAAFLLPVHCDGTLSGQIKPVRAQYTGAGGPEDGGGFVTTDRAFRVAAGASVQLAAQHGTDHVRAFFRCQSPAIWYALSGPGQPPGTSRRFHLMESRGTPVGVIRAVWAWSRDVESVEWTGDGPIVHHRGGVRHLHARAGDGWHVDVDSNGGWRTIELGGVRADDELAPHAEPEHELPDPHAPPTDADGVASVATVEPTMRGFHGLVLAPSRFAAPWWTDAPPEERSRFAAYHLGEPTYRRSEETWEEAGRPSARVAIAVAPRLLVVDVQVATPAPRFMPAGAVNPYDNEPADINGDGVQLYVRTLDDGGAWVLVPDDAGKAGVVRARPLAGWGNLRLSRVAWRRVREGYELRAEIALRQPLEVGGEFSLDVLVNETAPGRERRRGQLILSGPDGEFVYLRGDRHDPARLLHFTVVT comes from the coding sequence ATGCCGCTCCTGCTCAGTTCCGATGGGATCGCCGACCGGCGCCGGATCGCCGCCGGCGCGCTCGCGCCGCTCGCCGATTCGCTCACCGCGGATCTCGAACGCGCGATCGCCGCCGGCATCCGCGTGCCGCGCGACAAGGCGCTCCTCTCGCGCGCCGGCGGATATTGCGAGCGCGACGGATCGGCCCTCGCCTTCGATCCGTGGTCCCCGCACGAGCATCGCTGCCCGACCTGCGGCCAGGTGCACCGCGGGACGCTGCACGACCGGTGGTGGCTGTATCCATATCAGCTCTGGCTCGCCGAACGGGCCGTGCATGCCGCGGCACTGTACGCCGTGCGCGGCGACGACCGCCACGCGGTGTTCGCGCGCGACGTCCTGCGGCAGTATGCCGGCGCCTACCTCACGTATCCCAACCGCGACAATGTCCTCGGGCCCACGCGCCCGTTCTTCAGCACCTACCTCGAGTCCATCTGGCTGCTGCAACTGTGCGTGGCGCTCGATCTGCTCGAGACCGCCGGCGACCAGTCGGTGGGGGCCGAATTCCGCGATCGGGTCGTAGAGCCCAGCGCCGCGCTGATCGCCGCGTACAACGAGGGCACGTCCAATCGCCAGATCTGGAACAACGCCGCCCTGCTCGCCGCCCACGTGCTGCTCGGCAACGAGCACGCGCTCGAGACCCTCGTGGCCGGCCCGTCGGGCCTGCTCGCGCACCTCGAAGACGGTATCCTCGACGACGGTACCTGGTACGAGGGGGAGAACTACCACCAGTTCGCCCACCGAGGGCTCTGGTACGGCCTCACCCTCGCCGAACGCGCCGGCCTCGAGCTGCCGCCCCACGTCGTGGCGCGATTCGAGCGCGGGTTCGCCGCCACCTTCGCCACCGCGCTCCCCGATCTCACCCTGCCGTCGCGCAAGGATTCGCAGTACGCCACGTCGCTCCGCCAGTGGCGGTTTGCCGAGTCGTGCGAGCTGGGGCTCGCCCGCCGCGACGACCCGGTGCTGGGCGCCATGTTGGCCCGCCTCTACGACGGCGCCGCGCCGGCCGGCGACACGGGCCGCGCGAGCGCGAGCGCCGAGGCGGAACGCAACGTGCGCGGCGTGCGGCTCACACGGGCCGATCTGGGGTGGAAGTCCCTGCTGTTCGCGCGCGAGCAGGTCGCGGCGGCGAGTGTGAGCGCGCTGCCGTCCGTGTTGCTCGAGGGCCAGGGCATCGCGGTGCTCCGTCGCCCGGGCAGCGACGCGTATGTCGCGCTCGACTATGGGCAGTCGGGGGGCGGACACGGCCACCCCGACCGGCTCAACGTGCTCTTCTCCACCGGCGCCATCCGCTGGCTGGACGACCTCGGCACCGCCTCGTACGTGGATCCGTCCCTGCATTGGTACCGCAGCACGCTCGCCCACAACGCCCCGATGGTGGACGGGCATTCGCAGTGGCGGGTGGACGGGGTGCTCGAAGCCTTCGACGAGCAGGGCGACGCTGGATGGGTGCGCGCCAGCGCCACGATCTGGCCCGGCGTCGCGGTGCAGCGCACGCTCGTTGTGATGCCCGGATACTTCGTGGACGAGATCCGGTGGCGCGCCGGCCACGACGCGGCCTTCCTGCTGCCCGTGCATTGCGACGGCACGCTGAGCGGACAGATCAAGCCGGTGCGCGCCCAGTACACCGGCGCCGGTGGCCCCGAGGACGGCGGCGGCTTCGTGACCACCGACCGCGCGTTCCGCGTGGCCGCCGGGGCCAGCGTTCAGCTTGCCGCCCAACACGGCACCGACCACGTGCGCGCCTTCTTCCGCTGCCAGTCGCCGGCCATCTGGTACGCCCTCTCCGGACCCGGCCAGCCGCCGGGCACCAGCCGGCGGTTCCATCTCATGGAGAGCCGCGGCACTCCGGTCGGCGTCATCCGCGCCGTGTGGGCATGGTCGCGCGACGTCGAGTCCGTGGAATGGACAGGGGACGGGCCCATCGTCCACCACCGGGGCGGCGTGCGCCACCTCCACGCGCGCGCGGGCGATGGGTGGCACGTGGACGTGGATTCCAACGGCGGCTGGCGCACCATCGAACTGGGCGGCGTGCGCGCGGACGACGAGCTGGCGCCTCACGCCGAGCCAGAACACGAGCTGCCCGATCCCCACGCGCCGCCGACGGACGCGGATGGCGTCGCGTCCGTGGCCACCGTCGAGCCGACGATGCGCGGATTCCACGGCCTCGTGCTGGCGCCCTCGCGCTTCGCGGCGCCGTGGTGGACGGACGCCCCGCCCGAGGAACGGTCGCGCTTCGCGGCCTATCACCTGGGTGAACCCACGTACCGCCGCTCCGAGGAGACGTGGGAGGAGGCCGGCCGCCCCTCGGCGCGCGTCGCGATCGCCGTCGCGCCCAGGCTGCTCGTGGTGGACGTCCAGGTCGCCACGCCCGCTCCGCGGTTCATGCCGGCGGGAGCCGTGAACCCGTACGACAACGAACCGGCGGACATCAATGGCGACGGCGTGCAACTATACGTGCGCACGCTCGACGACGGTGGGGCCTGGGTGCTCGTGCCGGACGACGCCGGCAAGGCGGGCGTGGTTCGCGCGCGCCCGCTCGCCGGGTGGGGCAACCTCCGGCTGTCGCGCGTGGCGTGGCGCCGCGTGCGCGAAGGCTACGAGTTGCGCGCCGAGATCGCGTTGCGCCAACCGCTCGAGGTGGGCGGCGAGTTCTCCCTCGACGTGCTCGTCAACGAGACCGCGCCCGGCCGCGAACGGCGGCGCGGGCAACTCATCCTCAGCGGCCCCGACGGCGAGTTCGTGTACCTGCGCGGTGATCGGCACGATCCGGCGCGTCTCCTCCATTTCACCGTCGTCACGTGA